Proteins from a genomic interval of Yoonia sp. GPGPB17:
- a CDS encoding SlyX family protein — MTDSTHLEEQIAHLTRTVEELSDIVARQEGEIALITRRLAMLMEREAGREMDAGGSVPLADQRPPHW, encoded by the coding sequence ATGACCGACAGCACACATCTGGAAGAACAAATCGCCCATCTGACCCGCACGGTCGAGGAGTTGTCAGATATCGTCGCACGGCAAGAGGGTGAAATAGCTCTCATTACACGGCGTCTGGCGATGTTGATGGAGCGCGAGGCCGGGCGGGAAATGGATGCAGGCGGATCAGTGCCGCTCGCAGATCAACGCCCACCGCATTGGTAA
- a CDS encoding phenylalanine 4-monooxygenase: MPKDTSYTSLQPDARGYFPYAAEDDAVWRELFTRQMAFLPGKVAPEYLDGVRKLRLSADKTPQVKDIDARLQKLTGAGAYGVPAIIPPSQFYDLLSKRTFPVATFLRRREHMDYIEEPDLFHEVFGHCPMLTNTAYADFIEGFGQRAKALGKGYSWHMFRLFWFTVEFGMIRSAEGLRAYGAGIVSSPSEAEHATDGTAVMQDFDLLTVFRTPYRIDIVQPTYFVIDSFDQLAATLDADFGALIDQAKASGDLPALFESKQAV; the protein is encoded by the coding sequence ATGCCAAAGGACACCAGCTATACCTCACTCCAACCGGATGCTCGTGGGTACTTTCCCTACGCCGCCGAAGATGACGCCGTCTGGAGAGAGCTTTTCACCCGTCAAATGGCGTTTTTGCCCGGCAAGGTTGCTCCCGAGTACTTGGACGGTGTGAGAAAGCTGCGCCTTAGCGCCGACAAGACGCCGCAAGTCAAAGACATCGACGCGCGGCTGCAAAAGCTGACTGGCGCGGGCGCATATGGTGTCCCGGCCATCATCCCGCCATCGCAGTTCTACGATCTGCTCAGCAAACGGACGTTTCCCGTCGCCACCTTTCTCAGACGGCGCGAGCATATGGACTACATCGAAGAACCAGACCTCTTTCACGAGGTTTTCGGCCATTGCCCCATGCTGACCAACACCGCTTATGCCGATTTCATTGAAGGGTTCGGTCAACGCGCCAAGGCGCTCGGCAAGGGGTATTCCTGGCATATGTTCCGGCTTTTCTGGTTCACGGTCGAGTTTGGCATGATCCGCTCGGCAGAGGGGCTGCGCGCCTATGGTGCTGGCATCGTCTCTTCCCCGTCAGAGGCCGAGCACGCGACAGATGGCACCGCCGTGATGCAGGACTTTGACCTGTTGACAGTGTTCCGGACGCCCTACCGTATTGATATCGTCCAGCCGACCTACTTTGTCATTGACAGCTTTGATCAACTCGCGGCCACGCTGGACGCGGATTTCGGCGCATTGATTGATCAGGCCAAAGCATCTGGAGATCTGCCCGCCCTTTTCGAAAGCAAACAAGCGGTGTAA
- a CDS encoding Lrp/AsnC family transcriptional regulator, which translates to MKISDQERKLLNALQSDAAASLAELAERADMATSTVWRKVQEFENAGLLRGRVALLDPTGVDARLCVFATVRLADHSETSIAGFASVISAHPQIMEAHAVSGTADYILKIRCRDVEAYESFMTHSLLRSEFVKSVVSSFSLKELKYTTALPL; encoded by the coding sequence ATGAAAATATCTGACCAAGAACGCAAACTGCTCAACGCCCTGCAATCGGATGCTGCGGCATCCTTGGCGGAATTGGCCGAGCGGGCGGACATGGCCACCTCGACAGTCTGGCGCAAGGTGCAGGAGTTCGAGAACGCCGGCCTTTTGCGCGGACGGGTGGCGTTGTTGGATCCAACCGGGGTGGATGCGCGGCTTTGTGTTTTTGCAACCGTGCGTTTGGCGGACCATAGCGAAACATCGATCGCAGGGTTCGCCAGCGTTATCAGCGCCCACCCGCAGATCATGGAGGCCCATGCGGTGTCGGGCACAGCCGACTATATTCTTAAAATCCGTTGCCGCGATGTGGAGGCATATGAAAGCTTCATGACCCACAGCTTGCTCCGCTCTGAGTTTGTGAAATCGGTTGTGTCGTCCTTTAGTTTGAAAGAGCTGAAATATACGACTGCATTGCCCCTGTGA
- the hisS gene encoding histidine--tRNA ligase, which produces MAKIKKQPRPKAQTPKGFQDYFGADVTARAEMLNTIAGVYHRYGFDALETSAVETVEALGKFLPDVDRPNEGVFAWEEDNDWLALRYDLTAPLARVAAQYRNDLPFPYRRYAMGPVWRNEKPGPGRFRQFYQCDADTVGSGSVAADAEICAMLSDTLEAVGIDRGDYVIRVNNRKVLNGVMEVAGLVGDDKEAERGIVLRAIDKLDRLGPEGVRALLGEGRKDASGDFTKGAGLADEQAEIVMGFMTAKRDTGAGTVTRLRELVAGSNVGLDGAAELEAIAELLDAQGYNAERIEIDPSVVRGLGYYTGPVYEAELTFEIQDEKGRPRNFGSVAGGGRYDDLVKRFTGQEVPATGVSIGVDRLLAALRAKGQMKQSALGPVVVTVMDRDRMSDYQSMVAELRNAGVRAEVYLGNPKNFGNQLKYADKRQSPIAIIAGSDEFNTGIVQIKDLILGAEIAKNATLEEWKDRPSQYEVPRDQMIAKVREILAGQSDG; this is translated from the coding sequence ATGGCCAAGATCAAAAAACAACCCCGGCCCAAGGCGCAGACGCCCAAGGGTTTTCAGGACTATTTCGGCGCCGATGTGACCGCGCGCGCCGAAATGCTGAACACGATTGCCGGGGTGTATCATCGCTATGGGTTTGATGCGTTGGAAACCTCTGCCGTTGAAACGGTTGAGGCGCTGGGCAAGTTTTTGCCCGATGTGGACCGCCCGAATGAGGGCGTGTTTGCATGGGAAGAGGATAACGACTGGCTCGCCCTACGCTATGATCTGACGGCCCCTTTGGCGCGGGTCGCGGCCCAATACCGCAATGATCTGCCATTCCCCTATCGCCGTTATGCGATGGGCCCGGTGTGGCGCAATGAAAAGCCCGGACCTGGGCGCTTTCGTCAGTTTTATCAATGCGATGCGGACACTGTAGGGTCCGGTTCCGTTGCGGCTGATGCCGAGATTTGCGCGATGCTGTCGGACACGCTGGAGGCCGTGGGGATCGACCGTGGCGACTATGTGATCCGGGTAAATAACCGCAAAGTGCTGAATGGTGTGATGGAAGTTGCTGGCCTTGTCGGTGACGATAAAGAGGCCGAGCGCGGGATCGTGCTGCGCGCGATTGATAAGCTGGATCGGCTGGGACCGGAAGGTGTGCGGGCGTTGCTGGGCGAGGGCCGCAAGGACGCCAGTGGTGATTTCACCAAAGGCGCTGGGCTGGCTGATGAACAGGCTGAGATCGTGATGGGCTTCATGACCGCGAAGCGCGACACAGGAGCCGGGACCGTCACACGCCTACGGGAGCTTGTGGCCGGGTCAAATGTCGGTCTTGATGGTGCTGCAGAACTGGAAGCAATTGCCGAGTTGTTGGACGCCCAAGGCTACAACGCAGAGCGGATCGAAATCGATCCGTCTGTTGTGCGTGGTCTAGGGTACTACACCGGCCCGGTTTACGAGGCCGAACTTACCTTTGAAATCCAAGATGAAAAGGGCCGCCCACGGAACTTTGGCTCCGTTGCTGGCGGTGGTCGCTACGACGATCTGGTCAAGCGCTTTACCGGGCAGGAAGTCCCTGCGACGGGTGTCTCGATTGGAGTAGATCGCCTATTGGCCGCTCTGCGCGCCAAAGGCCAGATGAAGCAATCTGCTCTTGGTCCTGTTGTTGTCACTGTCATGGATCGTGATCGCATGTCGGATTATCAATCGATGGTGGCCGAGCTGCGCAACGCGGGTGTCCGAGCCGAGGTTTATCTGGGCAATCCAAAGAACTTTGGCAACCAGCTGAAGTATGCGGACAAGCGCCAATCACCGATTGCCATCATTGCGGGCAGCGACGAGTTCAATACCGGGATTGTCCAAATTAAGGACCTGATCTTAGGTGCTGAGATTGCCAAGAACGCGACATTGGAAGAGTGGAAGGACCGCCCCAGCCAGTACGAGGTACCGCGTGATCAGATGATCGCGAAAGTGCGCGAGATTTTGGCTGGGCAGAGCGATGGGTGA
- a CDS encoding ATP phosphoribosyltransferase regulatory subunit, with translation MPTSPETLTEARRLRDLFVAKGALVFKADVLQSADTLLDLYGEDIRARAYLTSDPLRGEMVLRPDFTVPVVQMHMQAHADPARYTYAGKVFRKQETDETRANEYVQVGYEVFDGQNPASADAEVFAAIAEGLADLPVRAATGDIGVLMAAVRGLRTTDARKAALLRHIWRPGRFRALMKRFGSGEVPPARASLLAADDPFGDAGADIGLRSRKEVAARIEALRADAAAAPIAAEEIALIDAILGLRETAPNVLSALRDIAVDMPAIADAVAGLDARLDAMTDRGVDVANLEFEGSYGRTSLEYYDGFVFGFYATDRPEHPPVATGGRYDALTARLGQGRAVPAVGGVIRPDLALGLRTC, from the coding sequence ATGCCCACCTCTCCCGAAACACTGACCGAGGCACGTCGTCTGCGTGATCTCTTCGTTGCCAAGGGGGCCCTGGTCTTCAAGGCGGATGTGCTGCAATCGGCGGATACTTTGTTGGATCTCTACGGTGAGGATATTCGCGCGCGCGCCTATCTGACCTCTGATCCGCTGCGTGGCGAGATGGTATTGCGTCCGGATTTCACGGTGCCTGTTGTGCAGATGCATATGCAGGCGCATGCTGACCCGGCCCGCTATACCTATGCGGGCAAGGTGTTCCGCAAGCAGGAAACTGATGAGACCCGCGCAAATGAATATGTGCAAGTGGGGTACGAGGTGTTTGACGGTCAGAACCCGGCCAGTGCGGACGCAGAAGTGTTCGCCGCGATTGCCGAAGGCTTGGCCGATTTACCAGTGCGTGCGGCAACTGGTGATATCGGCGTGCTGATGGCGGCGGTGCGCGGCTTGCGCACGACGGATGCACGCAAGGCCGCACTCTTAAGGCATATCTGGCGACCGGGACGGTTTCGCGCGTTGATGAAGCGTTTTGGATCAGGCGAGGTTCCGCCAGCGCGGGCCTCACTTTTGGCAGCGGATGATCCGTTTGGTGATGCAGGAGCGGATATCGGTTTGCGAAGCCGCAAGGAGGTTGCCGCACGGATTGAGGCTTTGCGTGCGGATGCCGCTGCTGCACCGATTGCCGCGGAAGAGATTGCCTTGATTGATGCCATTCTTGGCTTGCGCGAAACGGCACCGAACGTGCTGAGCGCCCTGCGCGATATCGCCGTCGATATGCCCGCAATTGCGGATGCCGTCGCAGGTCTGGATGCACGACTGGATGCGATGACAGATCGTGGTGTTGATGTCGCCAACCTTGAGTTTGAAGGCAGCTATGGGCGCACATCGCTGGAATACTACGACGGGTTTGTGTTTGGATTCTACGCAACTGACCGGCCAGAGCATCCGCCGGTGGCCACCGGTGGGCGCTATGATGCGCTGACGGCGCGGCTGGGGCAGGGCCGTGCAGTGCCTGCCGTTGGCGGCGTCATTCGTCCTGATCTGGCGTTGGGGTTGCGGACATGTTGA
- the hisG gene encoding ATP phosphoribosyltransferase: protein MLKLGVPSKGRLMQKTFDWFGARGIGLRKSGSDREYAGAVDGIDGVELVLLSAGEIPRELAAGNIHLGVTGSDLVREKLANWDTRVAELAPMGFGGADLIIAVPQAWVDVSTLDDLDAAAAAFRRTHGFRLRIATKYHRLVREFLREQGVADYQLVDSQGATEGTVKNETAEAIADITSTGETLRANGLKILDDGLIHASQATLFRGRRRDWTDEQRAKLKALQMVLGV from the coding sequence ATGTTGAAGCTTGGCGTGCCCTCAAAGGGCCGATTGATGCAAAAGACGTTTGACTGGTTTGGTGCACGCGGAATTGGCCTGCGCAAATCCGGGTCCGACCGCGAGTATGCCGGTGCGGTGGATGGGATCGACGGGGTTGAGTTGGTGCTGTTATCCGCCGGGGAAATCCCGCGCGAATTGGCGGCAGGCAATATCCATCTTGGTGTCACCGGATCGGATCTGGTGCGCGAGAAACTGGCGAACTGGGATACGCGAGTTGCGGAGCTGGCTCCAATGGGGTTTGGCGGGGCCGATCTGATCATTGCGGTGCCGCAAGCTTGGGTGGATGTCTCAACCCTTGATGATCTGGACGCGGCGGCGGCTGCCTTCCGACGCACCCACGGCTTCCGATTGCGGATTGCCACAAAATATCACCGTTTGGTACGGGAATTTCTGCGTGAGCAGGGGGTGGCGGACTATCAACTGGTTGATAGCCAAGGTGCTACAGAGGGTACCGTCAAAAATGAAACAGCTGAGGCGATAGCGGATATCACCTCAACCGGGGAAACTTTGCGTGCCAATGGTCTTAAGATCCTCGACGACGGGCTGATACATGCCTCTCAGGCGACCTTGTTCCGGGGTCGCCGCCGCGACTGGACCGATGAACAGCGCGCAAAGCTGAAAGCCTTGCAGATGGTGTTGGGGGTGTAG
- a CDS encoding YkgJ family cysteine cluster protein — translation MKPASSRAARRLAQKSGKSAPLSVADLAGRVAKAKVKGVDKALETRAKRILTSYLETAQSYGLPVNEVVAEMASGQTAWRLGHAVREEILKSPPDAVKNAACAQGCAFCCILSGGEGGVITGFEAAQLHAAVMPLAGQPDGRNWHPEACPALDPATRSCRAYDARPMICRSFLSTDAGACERNAAGGQEQGAGLLGSHLDYLVVHALCLASAARYHTSPYLQHGRNGRFCRCRIR, via the coding sequence ATGAAACCAGCTTCATCCCGCGCCGCCCGACGGCTCGCCCAGAAGAGCGGTAAATCGGCACCCTTAAGCGTTGCCGATCTGGCAGGTCGCGTGGCCAAGGCCAAAGTCAAAGGCGTGGACAAAGCACTGGAGACACGGGCCAAGCGCATTCTGACCTCTTACCTCGAAACGGCGCAATCTTACGGCCTACCCGTGAATGAGGTCGTGGCAGAGATGGCCAGCGGTCAGACAGCATGGCGTCTGGGCCATGCGGTGCGCGAAGAAATCCTCAAATCACCGCCCGATGCCGTAAAAAATGCCGCCTGTGCGCAAGGCTGCGCCTTCTGCTGCATCCTGTCGGGTGGTGAGGGCGGTGTGATCACCGGGTTTGAGGCGGCGCAGCTGCACGCGGCGGTTATGCCGTTGGCGGGCCAGCCCGATGGCCGCAACTGGCACCCCGAGGCTTGCCCGGCCCTTGACCCTGCAACACGCAGTTGCCGCGCGTATGATGCAAGGCCCATGATCTGCCGCTCTTTTCTTTCGACGGATGCTGGTGCATGCGAACGCAACGCGGCGGGCGGTCAGGAACAGGGGGCGGGGCTCCTGGGCAGTCACCTGGACTACCTCGTGGTCCATGCGCTTTGCTTGGCAAGCGCTGCGCGGTATCACACAAGTCCATACCTACAGCATGGCCGCAACGGCCGCTTCTGCCGTTGCAGGATCAGATAA
- a CDS encoding AMP-binding enzyme — MQGYLNNPEATADTIAEGGWLRTGDIGKIDADGYLFVTDRLKELIKYKGFQVAPAELEATLVTMAGIVDAAVIGKPDVEAGELPIAFVVTGDPAPNDAAINAYLDQHLAHYKQVHEIHRIEEIPKSASGKILRRLLRDGLQG; from the coding sequence ATGCAAGGCTACCTCAACAATCCCGAGGCGACCGCAGACACAATCGCGGAGGGTGGCTGGCTAAGGACCGGTGACATCGGCAAGATCGACGCGGATGGCTATCTTTTTGTGACTGATCGTTTGAAAGAGTTGATCAAGTACAAAGGCTTTCAGGTTGCTCCCGCTGAGTTGGAAGCAACACTTGTGACAATGGCGGGCATCGTCGACGCCGCTGTCATTGGAAAGCCCGATGTAGAGGCCGGTGAGCTACCAATCGCATTTGTCGTCACAGGTGACCCGGCCCCAAATGATGCCGCGATCAACGCATATCTTGACCAACACCTGGCCCACTACAAACAAGTTCACGAGATACATCGCATCGAAGAGATCCCTAAATCGGCTTCGGGCAAGATACTGCGGCGACTGTTACGCGACGGGTTGCAGGGCTGA
- a CDS encoding DUF1489 family protein, which translates to MSKTVHMLKLSVGTEDVAGLEAWQATKRAQTDNGLPRHITRMWPKRGDEILNGGSIFWVIKGVILCRQPILRLDEYIGADGIRRCAIVCKPGLIRVEATPKRAFQGWRYLAVADAPRDLPEGRQDEEALPPELSKALAAIGVR; encoded by the coding sequence ATGTCAAAAACCGTTCACATGCTCAAACTCTCTGTCGGCACCGAAGATGTCGCCGGACTAGAGGCATGGCAGGCAACCAAACGCGCCCAAACTGATAACGGCCTGCCGCGCCACATCACCCGGATGTGGCCCAAGCGGGGCGATGAGATTCTGAATGGCGGGTCGATCTTTTGGGTGATCAAGGGTGTGATCCTCTGCCGCCAACCCATATTGCGACTTGATGAATACATCGGGGCCGACGGTATTCGCAGATGTGCGATCGTTTGCAAACCGGGGCTGATCCGGGTGGAGGCGACCCCCAAGCGCGCCTTCCAGGGTTGGCGCTATCTGGCAGTCGCCGACGCGCCGCGCGACCTGCCCGAGGGGCGGCAAGACGAAGAAGCCTTGCCACCCGAATTGTCCAAAGCACTTGCCGCGATTGGTGTCCGGTAG
- a CDS encoding adenosylcobalamin-dependent ribonucleoside-diphosphate reductase, protein MTRFSAPIAEQIWDMKYRFKEADGTPIDETVEDTWTRIAGALAAVEDDPKAWEGKFYDALADFKYLPAGRITAGAGTARSVTLFNCFVMGTVPDSMGGIFDMLKEAALTMQQGGGIGYDFSTIRPKGASVMGVAADASGPLSFMDVWDAMCRTIMSAGSRRGAMMATMRCDHPDVEDFITAKSDPARLRMFNMSVLITDPFMEAVKADATWDLVFKGEVYRTVQARALWDAIMQSTYDYAEPGVIFIDRINQMNNLNYCETIAATNPCGEQPLPPYGACLLGSINMARLVADPFGAAAALDERALTDLVATAVRMMDNVVDASRFPLDAQQAEAKAKRRIGLGVTGLADALLMVGLRYGSQEAAAQTDKWMHQIARAAYLASVDLAKEKGAFPLFDADQFLASGAMQDMDSDVRDAIRENGIRNALLTSIAPTGTISLYAGNVSSGIEPVFAYAYTRKVLQKDGSRTEEEVVDYAVQLWRELKGDAPLPDYFVNAQTLAPLDHVRMQAAAQKWIDSSISKTINCPEDISFDGFKEVYMAAWDQGCKGCTTYRPNDVTGSVLSVSEEASPSEVPAQVRTEDEGAEVVYMSEPLDRPQELEGATYKLKWPDSEHAIYITVNDLVIAGHRRPFEVFINSKNMEHFAWTVALTRMISAVFRRGGDVSFVVEELKAVFDPRGGAWMQGKYVPSILAAIGGVIEKHMISIGFLAGEGMGLKADPQADVVAINGGPRGKACSSCGSYDLRMIEGCMTCGSCGYSKCG, encoded by the coding sequence ATGACCCGTTTTTCTGCCCCCATTGCCGAACAAATCTGGGACATGAAGTATCGGTTCAAAGAGGCAGATGGCACACCGATTGACGAAACGGTTGAGGACACATGGACGCGGATCGCAGGTGCTTTAGCAGCGGTGGAGGATGATCCGAAGGCTTGGGAAGGCAAGTTTTACGACGCGCTGGCGGATTTCAAGTACCTGCCTGCAGGGCGCATTACGGCGGGGGCGGGCACGGCGCGGTCTGTGACTCTTTTTAACTGCTTTGTCATGGGCACGGTTCCAGACAGTATGGGCGGGATCTTTGACATGCTGAAAGAGGCCGCGCTGACCATGCAGCAGGGCGGTGGGATCGGCTATGATTTCTCGACCATTCGCCCCAAAGGCGCGAGCGTGATGGGGGTCGCGGCGGATGCCTCTGGTCCACTGTCATTCATGGATGTGTGGGACGCAATGTGCCGCACGATTATGTCTGCAGGGTCGCGCCGTGGTGCGATGATGGCCACAATGCGGTGCGATCACCCGGACGTCGAAGATTTCATCACGGCAAAATCTGATCCGGCGCGCTTGCGGATGTTCAACATGTCGGTCCTGATCACTGATCCATTTATGGAAGCGGTGAAAGCGGATGCAACATGGGATCTTGTGTTCAAGGGCGAGGTCTATCGCACCGTGCAAGCACGCGCGTTGTGGGATGCGATCATGCAATCCACCTATGACTACGCCGAACCCGGTGTCATTTTCATCGACCGCATCAACCAAATGAACAACCTGAACTATTGCGAGACAATTGCGGCGACGAACCCCTGCGGAGAACAACCGTTGCCACCCTATGGGGCATGTTTGCTGGGCTCAATCAACATGGCGCGCCTTGTTGCTGATCCGTTTGGAGCCGCCGCTGCATTGGATGAAAGAGCACTCACCGATCTGGTTGCGACCGCTGTCCGGATGATGGACAACGTGGTCGATGCGTCCCGCTTCCCGCTGGACGCGCAGCAGGCCGAGGCAAAAGCCAAGCGCCGCATTGGTTTGGGTGTGACCGGCTTGGCAGATGCTTTGTTGATGGTCGGCCTGCGCTATGGATCACAAGAGGCCGCAGCACAGACCGATAAGTGGATGCATCAAATTGCACGTGCCGCCTATCTGGCGTCCGTCGACCTTGCGAAAGAAAAAGGCGCGTTCCCGCTGTTTGATGCTGACCAGTTTCTGGCCAGTGGTGCGATGCAGGACATGGATAGCGATGTGAGAGACGCAATCCGTGAAAATGGTATCCGTAATGCGCTGCTGACCTCAATCGCGCCGACCGGCACGATCAGCCTTTATGCGGGCAATGTCTCGTCCGGGATCGAACCTGTCTTTGCCTATGCATACACGCGCAAGGTTTTACAGAAGGATGGCTCGCGCACCGAAGAAGAAGTCGTGGATTATGCCGTGCAGCTGTGGCGAGAGCTGAAAGGTGATGCGCCCTTGCCCGACTATTTCGTAAATGCGCAGACACTGGCCCCACTGGATCACGTGCGTATGCAGGCCGCGGCGCAAAAGTGGATCGACAGTTCGATCTCGAAGACGATCAACTGCCCCGAAGATATCAGCTTTGATGGTTTTAAAGAGGTCTATATGGCCGCTTGGGACCAAGGCTGCAAAGGGTGCACGACATATCGCCCGAATGATGTGACTGGATCAGTGTTGTCGGTGTCCGAAGAAGCCTCGCCCTCCGAAGTGCCAGCGCAAGTCCGCACCGAGGATGAAGGCGCAGAAGTTGTTTATATGTCCGAGCCGTTGGACCGCCCACAAGAGTTGGAAGGGGCGACCTACAAACTCAAATGGCCCGACAGCGAGCACGCGATCTATATCACGGTGAACGATCTGGTCATTGCTGGGCACCGGCGCCCGTTTGAGGTGTTCATTAACTCCAAGAATATGGAGCATTTCGCTTGGACTGTTGCGCTGACACGTATGATCTCTGCCGTATTCCGGCGTGGCGGCGATGTGTCCTTCGTGGTTGAAGAGTTGAAAGCCGTGTTCGATCCGCGTGGTGGCGCATGGATGCAAGGCAAATACGTACCCTCGATCCTCGCGGCGATTGGCGGCGTGATTGAAAAGCACATGATCTCGATTGGTTTCCTTGCGGGTGAGGGGATGGGCCTCAAGGCTGATCCGCAGGCAGATGTGGTGGCCATCAACGGCGGCCCCCGTGGCAAGGCTTGTTCGTCCTGCGGGTCCTACGATTTACGGATGATCGAAGGCTGCATGACCTGCGGGTCTTGCGGCTATTCGAAGTGCGGTTAA
- a CDS encoding helix-turn-helix domain-containing protein gives MEAQSDKLLSSFAFVVRRRRTALGLTQEELAHRAGVSMRYISLLETQKHQPTLDTIKGLSEGLETTMTALVSEIEELLREV, from the coding sequence ATGGAAGCGCAATCGGATAAGTTACTCAGTTCATTTGCATTTGTGGTACGCAGACGCCGGACTGCGCTTGGGCTAACGCAAGAGGAACTGGCACACCGGGCTGGCGTTTCGATGCGTTACATCTCTCTTTTAGAGACCCAAAAGCACCAACCGACGCTTGACACTATAAAGGGGCTTAGCGAAGGCCTCGAGACCACGATGACTGCGCTTGTCTCTGAAATCGAAGAACTGCTTCGCGAAGTCTAG
- a CDS encoding metallophosphoesterase: MTIWYTADTHFGHENVLKFCGRPFSTVEEMDSVLIENMCDRVQENDDLWIIGDFAFGPRSKDASYLRSVFDQLPGARKHLIVGNHDHEPALGHSFPARRTT; this comes from the coding sequence ATGACGATCTGGTACACTGCTGACACGCACTTCGGTCATGAGAACGTTCTGAAGTTCTGTGGTCGCCCTTTTTCCACCGTGGAGGAGATGGATTCTGTATTGATCGAAAACATGTGCGACCGAGTTCAAGAAAATGACGATCTCTGGATCATTGGTGATTTCGCGTTCGGCCCTCGATCAAAGGACGCAAGCTACCTTCGGTCGGTATTCGATCAGTTGCCTGGCGCCCGAAAGCACTTGATCGTCGGAAATCATGATCATGAGCCTGCCTTGGGACACAGTTTCCCCGCTCGTCGAACTACGTGA